In Aquila chrysaetos chrysaetos chromosome 10, bAquChr1.4, whole genome shotgun sequence, the following proteins share a genomic window:
- the LOC115347332 gene encoding interleukin-1 receptor accessory protein isoform X4 yields MGGLEGPLENCFRMKMVGALLVTLWLCMVTLGSGSERCDDWGVDTMKQIQIYDGEPAKIKCPLFETFLKYNYSTAHSAGLTLIWYRIGQDRDLEEPINFRLPDSHISKEKDTLWFWPALLNDTGNYTCMLRNTTYCSKVAFPLEVVPKDQHSCVSHSIKPTEEMFYLEHYHEKIVCPDIDGFYPASVTPTVKWYLNCNLVDGFYERHPQGSRLVIGIVRSAYKGNYTCIVTFKDHGRTYNLTRTIKMKVVGSPNKALPPQFTSPNEKVVYEVEAGDDLVLSCEVFFTFLKDSRTEVWWTIDGKNTDDITDPKIKVTQSEITRDFEDKTIIRTLTVAKATPEDLKRNYTCYARNAKGKDHRQAIVRMKVVAPKYTVELACGLGATILLIVVLVVIYHVYWFEMVLFYRAHFGTDETILDGKEYDVYVSYARNAEEEEFVLLTLRGVLENEFGYKLCIFDRDSLPGGIVTDETLSFIQKSRRLVVVLSPNYVLQGTQALLELKAGLENMASKGNIKVILVQYKAIKKSKVKELKQAKAALTLIKWKGEKSKFPKGRFWKQLQVEMPVKKISRSLSLEGLMRIPEKCLTPSENKTKQTPKIHKLGQGVGRNSGFLP; encoded by the exons AACGCTGCGATGACTGGGGTGTGGACACCATGAAGCAGATCCAGATTTATGATGGGGAACCTGCCAAGATCAAATGCCCACTTTTCGAGACCTTCTTAAAGTACAACTACAGCACAGCCCATTCTGCTGGCTTGACCCTGATCTGGTACAGGATCGGGCAGGACCGGGATCTGGAGGAGCCCATTAATTTTCGTCTCCCAGACAGTCACATCAGTAAGGAGAAAGACACCCTTTGGTTTTGGCCTGCTCTTCTCAATGACACTGGGAATTATACGTGCATGCTCAG AAATACAACCTACTGCAGCAAAGTTGCATTTCCCCTGGAGGTTGTTCCGAAAGACCAACACTCTTGTGTAAGCCATTCAATAAAACCCACTGAGGAGATGTTCTACTTGGAGCATTACCATGAGAAGATCGTATGTCCAGATATTGATGGGTTTTACCCTGCTAGTGTAACACCAACTGTCAAGTGGTACTTG AACTGCAACTTGGTGGATGGCTTCTATGAGCGACACCCCCAAGGGTCCAGGCTTGTCATTGGCATTGTCCGTAGCGCGTACAAAGGGAATTACACTTGTATAGTGACATTCAAGGACCACGGAAGAACCTATAATCTCACCAGAACCATAAAGATGAAGGTGGTGG GATCTCCGAACAAGGCCTTGCCACCACAATTCACCTCTCCAAACGAGAAAGTTGTCTACGAAGTGGAAGCAG GAGATGACCTTGTTCTGTCCTGTGAAGTCTTCTTCACTTTCCTGAAGGACTCCCGGACTGAGGTGTGGTGGACCATAGATGGGAAAAACACAGATGACATCACAGACCCCAAGATAAAAGTCACACAAAG tgaaaTTACTAGAGATTTTGAAGACAAAACTATCATAAGGACTCTAACAGTTGCAAAAGCCACACCAGAGGACTTGAAACGGAATTATACTTGCTATGCCAGAAACGCCAAAGGCAAGGACCATCGCCAGGCCATAGTGCGCATGAAAG TTGTAGCACCGAAGTACACCGTGGAGCTGGCCTGTGGACTGGGGGCAACCATCCTGCTCATTGTGGTGCTGGTAGTCATCTATCACGTTTATTGGTTTGAAATGGTCCTCTTCTATCGGGCTCATTTTGGAACAGATGAAACCATTCTAG ACGGGAAGGAGTATGACGTGTACGTGTCCTACGCGCGCAAcgcggaggaggaggaatttGTGCTGCTGACGCTGCGGGGAGTCTTGGAGAATGAGTTTGGGTACAAGCTGTGTATCTTTGACAGAGACAGCCTTCCTGGAGGAA TTGTCACAGACGAAACCCTCAGCTTCATCCAGAAAAGCCGACGTCTGGTTGTTGTCCTGAGCCCCAACTACGTCTTGCAGGGGACACAAGCCCTGCTGGAGCTCAAGGCTGGTCTAGAGAATATGGCCTCCAAGGGCAACATCAAAGTCATTCTAGTGCAGTACAAAGCCATCAAGAAGAGCAAAGTGAAGGAGCTGAAGCAGGCCAAGGCGGCCTTGACTCTCATTaaatggaaaggagagaaatccAAGTTCCCAAAGGGCAGGTTCTGGAAGCAGCTGCAGGTGGAAAtgccagtgaaaaaaattagcagGAGTTTGAGCCTTGAAGGGCTCATGCGTATCCCTGAAAAGTGTTTGACACCATcggaaaacaaaacaaaacaaacccccaaaatccACAAGTTAGGCCAGGGAGTGGGAAGGAACTCAGGGTTTTTGCCATGA
- the LOC115347332 gene encoding interleukin-1 receptor accessory protein isoform X5, translating into MGGLEGPLENCFRMKMVGALLVTLWLCMVTLGSGSERCDDWGVDTMKQIQIYDGEPAKIKCPLFETFLKYNYSTAHSAGLTLIWYRIGQDRDLEEPINFRLPDSHISKEKDTLWFWPALLNDTGNYTCMLRNTTYCSKVAFPLEVVPKDQHSCVSHSIKPTEEMFYLEHYHEKIVCPDIDGFYPASVTPTVKWYLNCNLVDGFYERHPQGSRLVIGIVRSAYKGNYTCIVTFKDHGRTYNLTRTIKMKVVGSPNKALPPQFTSPNEKVVYEVEAGDDLVLSCEVFFTFLKDSRTEVWWTIDGKNTDDITDPKIKVTQSEITRDFEDKTIIRTLTVAKATPEDLKRNYTCYARNAKGKDHRQAIVRMKEKSKNCPRLLLAEKP; encoded by the exons AACGCTGCGATGACTGGGGTGTGGACACCATGAAGCAGATCCAGATTTATGATGGGGAACCTGCCAAGATCAAATGCCCACTTTTCGAGACCTTCTTAAAGTACAACTACAGCACAGCCCATTCTGCTGGCTTGACCCTGATCTGGTACAGGATCGGGCAGGACCGGGATCTGGAGGAGCCCATTAATTTTCGTCTCCCAGACAGTCACATCAGTAAGGAGAAAGACACCCTTTGGTTTTGGCCTGCTCTTCTCAATGACACTGGGAATTATACGTGCATGCTCAG AAATACAACCTACTGCAGCAAAGTTGCATTTCCCCTGGAGGTTGTTCCGAAAGACCAACACTCTTGTGTAAGCCATTCAATAAAACCCACTGAGGAGATGTTCTACTTGGAGCATTACCATGAGAAGATCGTATGTCCAGATATTGATGGGTTTTACCCTGCTAGTGTAACACCAACTGTCAAGTGGTACTTG AACTGCAACTTGGTGGATGGCTTCTATGAGCGACACCCCCAAGGGTCCAGGCTTGTCATTGGCATTGTCCGTAGCGCGTACAAAGGGAATTACACTTGTATAGTGACATTCAAGGACCACGGAAGAACCTATAATCTCACCAGAACCATAAAGATGAAGGTGGTGG GATCTCCGAACAAGGCCTTGCCACCACAATTCACCTCTCCAAACGAGAAAGTTGTCTACGAAGTGGAAGCAG GAGATGACCTTGTTCTGTCCTGTGAAGTCTTCTTCACTTTCCTGAAGGACTCCCGGACTGAGGTGTGGTGGACCATAGATGGGAAAAACACAGATGACATCACAGACCCCAAGATAAAAGTCACACAAAG tgaaaTTACTAGAGATTTTGAAGACAAAACTATCATAAGGACTCTAACAGTTGCAAAAGCCACACCAGAGGACTTGAAACGGAATTATACTTGCTATGCCAGAAACGCCAAAGGCAAGGACCATCGCCAGGCCATAGTGCGCATGAAAG AAAAATCCAAGAACTGTCCCCgactgctgctggcagagaaaCCTTAA